In Gossypium hirsutum isolate 1008001.06 chromosome D01, Gossypium_hirsutum_v2.1, whole genome shotgun sequence, the genomic window tatactcagtggtattgccataattcaaatttataacattaatCGATAAATTATATACTTTCAATTTATGCctacaattattcattaattgtCTCATACTTAAATCAACTTGATCATTAATATCAATAGACAATATTTCACTATCTATCAATAAGTAATATTTCACTATCTCAATTTCATTGGATTTTTCACATCTTAttccaatagttcatttcaattcatatacaattcattcaatttatcactatattCAATATCAATTCTATTGCAATTTGTACTCATTAatatcatataacaaaaatttactCTTAATCAAATCATGAACTTTGGGTTCATGTCTTCAAATCTCATATCTTGATTCCCaattcacatatcaattcacaatttcactttctcatttctttccaTAGCTCAATCAATCGCACttattcaaattttctcatttcaattatttacccctattaacaagactcggaccttggcagatacacggatccaaccaaacacaccagtaagcacattgtgcctaaaaggGTACATAGTActtgatcagtatacgacacataagagcctgaaacgacacacgaggtgcctgatacgacacacgaggtgcctgaaatacgacacataaagtgcctgatataTGACGCATAAAGTTCCTGATCGGTAGATTCGATAAATCCCATACTCTTctaaatcctatggcatgccaactatatccgacttatcccgactagttaatagggtttctgaatcacatttcaattcaatcactttctcatactttcaattcaaatcattccaatttaatcacaatttcaattcaatacattttccactttccaatcaatataccatcaaatgctcatacatattcatacttcatttcaatttcatttaattcacaatttcttatgttcacaattcaaatcacttTTTCAACCCAATATGCATTTCAAAACCACATtaatacaattcaaatcaatttttcaatccaatatgcatttcaaaaccacattaattcttttaattcaaatcatatcactagtaatttccattcaattcacatacaattcaatatcatttaattcaatatcgatattcaccttatttttatttactaaacatattgttcaaaattcaacaattgctattaataaattcaataccaatacgtatttatcattcaattcaatcgtgatacttacctcaattttcttatcatgtatattaatttaaattttaacaattaataattaaattcgaattatcaccacagcaaaacaggtttttcgTTGcctttttagcggcgtttggataaaacACGCCGCTAAAAAtggagcattagcggcgctattTGGAAAACCTAAGCCTAACGGCGCCGTTTTCTGAGTTTTCAGGGATTTAGCGGCATTTTCTCAAAAGGTGCCGCTAATGCTCATggttttagcagcgtttttgaaAAAAGTACCGCTAATGCTcggggttttagcggcgtttttataaaagcgccactaattctcgGGATTTTAGCGGTTTTTGAAAATGCGCCgcaaaaaacattttaaattaaaatgtagagacttccttttaaatttcaaaagcGTATAGGGTACTGCATTCATTAAACCGTaagttcttttttttcaattatttgagAAGTCTTTTCCCTTCCTTCTATCATCATCTTCCTGCTACCATCGTCCATCTCTCTTGCGGCTTCgcaaatcaatttttttctttttcttctcttctcatcttagTTTTCCCACACCGCCGTGTCTGCTATTTTTTCGGGATCTGACCCGTATCTTGTGTCGAAATCCCTATCGAATCATGTCAGGTACTGCATCCCAAATTGCTGAGTTCGGGAAACGAAGGATATATTATTCATCTCAACCTTATTGTATAAATTAACAATGAGTAGGTTTGCTAGTAGTCTTGCCGCTTCACTTTCAGTATCTCGTTCATGTACAAGTATCAATTTAGGGTTTGGAGGTGAAATTTTTAGATGACCTGATTATTTTGGTTTTCTTCTACTTAGCTATGTTTTTTGTGACTTTGGATAGCAATTTATCTTTTAAGTAGTGCTTTTTGTGCTCTTATTCAACTTTCATAGTAATAATTGCTCCTCCGTTTACGGTCTATTCTGATGGTTTTGTTTTTGAGAGTACTTTCACCGCTCTTTTTTCTCTGATATCTTACCATGACCCATGATTCTATTCAATTCTCTCTTTGtctagaaaaagggaaaaaaaagtaaTGGCATATTAGTTTTATTCCCTAAATTTGCTTGgcacttttacattttaaattatcTATAACACATTATTGTTTTCTTCTTCCTATGGATACCATTACAGCTTGCAGTTGAATGTTTCTTTTAGGTATTTCTGCCTCCAATTCGCCTTCTGTttattgattgaatttttttaagttgTTAGGTTTGGACATTGGTGCTAGGGAGAAGCAAGGAAATCCTAAAGTTGatgatggattcaaggttgcaaAAGAAAAAATCACCTGCATTGCGGCATCTGTTGATGTGGATGAGGGGTTTGAATCTTCTGGAGTTGAAGAAACTAGGAGTCCTGTTACAAATGGTAGCCGAAGCCACACTAACAGACGCTATCATGATAAGACAGCTAGTGTAACAACTAACTCTGGTAAgctttttatctttattttgtctttaataagctttttttaattaagaaaccGTTTTGTTCTTTTTAAATGTAAAACTTTTATAGTAAGGAGCAACATAACTAAATCACCATATGCTGATATTGAAAAGATTTATTGTTCCTATTCCCTTGGCTCCAATTTTTTTGGTTCAAAACTTAATGTCTAAGTGCATGCTTGAGTATTTGGAAATCAATCCTGTGAAATAGTTTCTAGTTAAGGTGGCATAGAAGCATATAGGCCAGGCATAATCTGTTCTTACAATTTATGATTGTTTTTTGGTTTCTCCTCTCCACAAACTGTCTAATGTATTTGGCAGAATGAGATGATATTATTTATGCCTATACATGCATTTCTCTCTGTGGATGGGTAACCTATATCTTTGATTTGAGGCATAGTATGATGACAGCATAACTTATTGCTGAAGTTATACAGCCACGTTGTTTGCATGCTGATGACCAATTTTGACATTTAAGATTTCAGAATTGAGATGGATTTCCAATTCACGCTTTCTTAACCTTGTGTCTATTGTTCGTCATTTCAGATGGTTTTACCTCAGATTTCGAGGTTTACAATTTGTTTTTGAGCACtgtaatttgcatttttacttttGTCTGTTCGTGATCTCTACTACCTTTGAGAAATTTGATATGATTTTTCTTACCAAAGCATCAAATTATTCTGATCTTTCTCGGTTTCTCTAGTCGTTTGTAAATTGTATTCGAGCATTCCTTCCATCGTACTGATGTTCCTATAAGGTATATTTACTGatatgattttgaaaaaaaaaatcataaaatcgtGTTTTCTTAAGCAACTAACATTGATTGAAGGGAAAGCTGGTTAGAATTTAGGgggctaatattttgtatcggtGCTTACTGCATTGCTTTTGTTTCTTAGGTCATTCCAGTAAGACTGCCCTCATTCGTAAGCAGATTCGGGCCTAATCAGGCATTGGGGCCACCGCCAAAGTCCCCGGGGCTTCAAAGTTGAAAGTCATATAGGTAAGCTTATTTGCATACCATTACAAACCTGGTTGTAACGTACTTTGTTCTATATGGGGCTCTACCTCCCACACTAGTCACCGATATGAGGATAGTATGTGCCCTTCAACCAAGGGCACCTCTAATTTCTCACACGACCATGAATAGACACGTGGGCTTTAGTATGCCCACTTCTACAGATTGCCACGTGAAATCATCAGTATGCACATGTTACACATGTCTCATATTCAGTTGGTGGTGGTGCATTGAAAACTTCCCATATGTCCTGTTAATTTCCCTATTTATTACTAgttaaaacttgtataaaaagGCAAAGAGCAGTGGTAGAACAAGATGGTTAGGTTGGTTGGATCGATTACattaaaaaatcatcaatatattaatttgaatagaGGGATTGAATCAATTTTTGAGTGAATCCcgtttaaaactaataaaaaattagaaataagacAAAAATTGATGATTGAACctgtttataaatttttaaaatattttttatgaattttaaattgtttatttaattattattggatCGATAGTCGAATTGATTGCAATAAGAATCAATAGTCtgatcaatttaattattatggtgttcttcttctttttttgtgcCTTAGTTCTCTTTTATGCTATATAAGACATTTCTATATAACGTTAAACAACAGTAGTGCAGCATGTTTCTGTTCTGCTTTTTGCAAATTAATACTATTGTTCCTTgtt contains:
- the LOC107921122 gene encoding uncharacterized protein isoform X3; protein product: MSLDIGAREKQGNPKVDDGFKVAKEKITCIAASVDVDEGFESSGVEETRSPVTNGSRSHTNRRYHDKTASVTTNSGHSSKTALIRKQIRA
- the LOC107921122 gene encoding uncharacterized protein isoform X2, whose protein sequence is MSGLDIGAREKQGNPKVDDGFKVAKEKITCIAASVDVDEGFESSGVEETRSPVTNGSRSHTNRRYHDKTASVTTNSGHSSKTALIRKQIRA
- the LOC107921122 gene encoding uncharacterized protein isoform X1, coding for MSRFASSLAASLSVSRSCTSINLGFGGLDIGAREKQGNPKVDDGFKVAKEKITCIAASVDVDEGFESSGVEETRSPVTNGSRSHTNRRYHDKTASVTTNSGHSSKTALIRKQIRA